The following coding sequences are from one Lipingzhangella halophila window:
- a CDS encoding SWIM zinc finger family protein — translation MNERWSADDVWALAPDASSTKGALKVAKPASWPARGWRAGPDGGVAAVWGECKGSGAKPYQAAVDLAGEGAPVSRCSCPSRKFPCKHTLAVLYLWAIGEVDGPDDGPAWVGEWLESRAARARKRTETSAEQSPEARKQAEKTAREREELVSSGLDELELWLADQVEAGLSEAPRKNRDHWKLMGQRLVDAKAGGAAGRVTELASLTRATDWPDRMLQEFALLRLLINGYRTAPTLSERTRAAVRERIGFGLRTEEVLQTGERVRDRWRVLALHDAADAEANLTTRRLWLRGEDTGRTALSLTFAAPNEAPTPALRPGAVYDTEVAFYPNGYRVTVASTHGKVDDEADPPEGDSVADALRHYADALAVDPWLDAWPVVLAGVRVAREPQWSLVDSDGAALPLHDDELPPWTLLAVSGGEPVTVSAEWTPWGLHSPTVWGQGQKAVAP, via the coding sequence GTGAATGAGCGATGGAGTGCAGACGACGTCTGGGCTTTGGCGCCCGATGCGTCCTCAACGAAGGGTGCGCTGAAGGTCGCCAAGCCCGCCTCCTGGCCGGCGCGCGGTTGGCGCGCGGGGCCCGACGGCGGGGTGGCCGCCGTGTGGGGCGAGTGCAAGGGCAGCGGCGCCAAGCCCTACCAGGCGGCAGTGGACTTGGCCGGCGAGGGGGCACCGGTGTCGCGGTGCAGCTGCCCCAGCCGGAAGTTCCCGTGCAAGCACACCCTGGCCGTGCTGTACCTGTGGGCCATCGGCGAGGTCGACGGGCCCGACGACGGCCCGGCGTGGGTCGGGGAGTGGTTGGAGTCCCGGGCCGCCAGGGCGCGAAAACGGACCGAGACATCCGCGGAGCAGAGCCCGGAGGCCAGGAAACAGGCCGAGAAGACCGCGCGCGAACGGGAGGAGCTGGTCTCTTCCGGCCTCGACGAGCTGGAGCTGTGGCTCGCCGATCAGGTCGAGGCCGGTCTGTCCGAGGCGCCGCGGAAGAACCGGGACCACTGGAAGCTCATGGGCCAGCGCCTCGTGGACGCCAAGGCGGGCGGTGCCGCCGGGCGGGTCACCGAACTGGCGTCCCTTACCCGCGCGACCGACTGGCCCGACCGCATGCTGCAGGAGTTCGCCCTCCTCCGGCTGCTGATCAATGGCTACCGAACCGCGCCCACCCTGTCGGAGCGCACCCGCGCGGCGGTCCGGGAACGCATCGGCTTCGGGCTCAGGACCGAGGAGGTGCTGCAGACGGGCGAGCGGGTGCGCGACCGCTGGCGGGTGCTCGCCCTGCACGACGCCGCCGACGCCGAAGCGAACCTGACCACCCGCCGGTTGTGGTTGCGGGGCGAGGACACCGGACGGACCGCGCTGTCGCTGACCTTCGCCGCTCCCAACGAGGCGCCCACACCCGCCCTGCGCCCCGGCGCCGTCTACGACACCGAGGTGGCCTTCTACCCCAACGGGTACCGGGTCACCGTCGCCAGTACGCACGGCAAGGTCGACGACGAGGCTGACCCTCCCGAAGGCGACTCTGTGGCCGACGCCCTGCGGCACTACGCCGACGCCCTCGCTGTTGACCCCTGGCTGGACGCGTGGCCCGTCGTGCTCGCGGGTGTCCGAGTCGCGCGCGAACCCCAGTGGTCCCTGGTCGACTCGGACGGTGCCGCACTCCCCCTGCACGACGACGAACTCCCGCCGTGGACGCTGCTCGCCGTCAGCGGTGGTGAACCCGTGACGGTGTCCGCCGAGTGGACCCCGTGGGGCCTGCACTCGCCGACCGTGTGGGGCCAGGGCCAAAAGGCGGTGGCCCCCTGA
- a CDS encoding pyridoxamine 5'-phosphate oxidase family protein has protein sequence MVDPVAELDERFSEPDAAPPPWSEVVHILSRSEMFWLSTVRRTGQPHVTPIPAMWLDGALHFCTGAEEQKARNLAFDARCVLTTGTSDFRSGIDVVVEGTAARVTEGELLLRLAAMWKAKLDWDFEVVNEGFQHPGGGAGALVFGVTPDKILAFGKGQPYSQTRYRLPAG, from the coding sequence ATGGTCGACCCAGTGGCCGAGTTGGACGAGCGCTTCAGTGAGCCGGACGCGGCGCCGCCGCCGTGGTCCGAGGTCGTCCACATACTGTCGAGGTCGGAGATGTTCTGGCTGTCCACTGTCCGGCGTACGGGCCAGCCGCACGTGACCCCGATCCCGGCGATGTGGCTGGACGGCGCGCTGCATTTCTGTACCGGCGCCGAAGAGCAGAAGGCGCGGAACCTGGCGTTCGACGCGCGGTGTGTTCTCACTACCGGTACCAGCGACTTCCGGTCCGGGATAGATGTCGTGGTCGAGGGCACCGCCGCACGCGTCACCGAGGGGGAGCTGCTCCTCCGGCTCGCCGCGATGTGGAAGGCGAAGCTCGACTGGGACTTCGAGGTCGTCAACGAAGGGTTCCAGCACCCCGGAGGGGGCGCTGGGGCGCTCGTGTTCGGCGTCACCCCGGACAAGATTCTCGCCTTCGGTAAGGGACAGCCCTACAGCCAGACGCGATACCGGCTGCCGGCGGGGTGA